From one Sphingomonas xanthus genomic stretch:
- a CDS encoding acyl-CoA dehydrogenase family protein, translating into MDFDLTERQAFFRDRVRRFIDKHVRPRVAEYKQEIDGGDRWKPLNLIEELKSEARAAGLWNLFMPPGGALQHVDESFAFEGEQLTNLEYALCAEEMGRILWSAEAFNCSAPDTGNMEVLHRYGTREQKEAWLAPLMRGEIRSAFLMTEPGVASSDATNIECRIERDGDDYVVNGRKWWSSGAGDPRCKVAILMGKTDTEARKHQQQSMILVPMDADGITIERHLTVYGYDDAPHGHMEIALKEVRVPISNLLLGEGRGFEIAQGRLGPGRIHHCMRTIGAAEEALDLMCRRLQSRIAFGKRLSDHSVWEQRVADARIEIDCTRLLCLKAADMMDKVGNKSAKAEIAMIKVKAPRMALKVIDDAIQAFGGAGVSQDTQLAASWAGIRTLRLADGPDEVHNRSIARIEFAKHAETLA; encoded by the coding sequence GGCGCTTCATCGACAAACATGTTCGCCCCCGAGTCGCTGAATATAAGCAGGAGATCGACGGCGGCGATCGCTGGAAGCCGCTGAACCTGATCGAGGAGCTGAAATCCGAGGCGCGCGCAGCGGGTCTGTGGAACCTGTTCATGCCGCCGGGCGGCGCGCTCCAGCATGTCGACGAGAGCTTTGCCTTTGAAGGCGAACAGCTGACCAACCTCGAATATGCGCTCTGCGCCGAGGAAATGGGGCGCATCCTGTGGTCGGCAGAAGCGTTCAATTGCTCGGCCCCCGATACCGGCAACATGGAAGTACTCCACCGCTATGGGACTCGCGAACAGAAGGAAGCGTGGCTTGCGCCGCTGATGCGCGGCGAGATCCGCTCGGCGTTCCTGATGACCGAGCCCGGGGTGGCCTCATCGGACGCCACCAATATCGAATGCCGGATCGAGCGCGACGGCGACGATTATGTCGTCAACGGTCGCAAATGGTGGTCGAGTGGTGCAGGCGATCCGCGCTGCAAGGTCGCCATCCTGATGGGCAAGACGGACACCGAGGCGCGCAAGCACCAGCAGCAGTCGATGATCCTGGTGCCGATGGACGCGGATGGGATCACCATCGAGCGTCACCTGACGGTCTATGGCTATGACGATGCTCCTCACGGTCATATGGAAATTGCGCTCAAGGAAGTTCGCGTACCCATCTCGAACTTGCTGCTCGGCGAAGGGCGGGGGTTCGAGATCGCGCAGGGGCGGCTCGGTCCGGGACGCATCCACCATTGCATGCGCACCATTGGCGCCGCCGAAGAAGCGCTCGACCTGATGTGCCGCCGCCTGCAAAGCCGGATCGCCTTCGGCAAGCGGCTCAGCGACCATAGCGTGTGGGAACAGCGGGTCGCCGACGCGCGCATCGAGATCGACTGTACGCGGCTGCTCTGCCTCAAGGCAGCGGACATGATGGACAAGGTCGGCAACAAGTCCGCCAAGGCCGAGATCGCGATGATCAAGGTCAAGGCGCCGCGCATGGCGCTGAAGGTAATCGACGATGCGATTCAGGCCTTTGGCGGGGCCGGGGTCAGCCAGGATACGCAGCTCGCGGCAAGCTGGGCGGGCATCCGCACGCTGCGCCTCGCCGATGGCCCTGACGAGGTGCACAACCGGTCGATTGCGCGGATCGAGT